In one Ictalurus furcatus strain D&B chromosome 10, Billie_1.0, whole genome shotgun sequence genomic region, the following are encoded:
- the LOC128613634 gene encoding coagulation factor XIII B chain isoform X1, whose protein sequence is MGSNMQVAVKIFFFAFWVSSFILAENQEIKCLPPEIPHGFTNPDKEYKENNILQYSCEKGYNPRPGNPRCTKYGWSIKPECESVITCLLGSPTTGVVSTKPIGKNIFLAGEYVEIICSKKYWIFGTKQVSRNIKCQEDGKWEFRPVCEDTTCEYPKGEHLLNNPPNFKRIYKSGENTWYRCEYGYQCTAESITCTENGWEPEPRCIEITCQKPEIAHGEVMGIQKNTYNRNVKIALKCNQGYEPGIFFVTCNQNGEWDNMRQCTLGINLRCRDPEREINDAIRNDPNLKAYYEEGGSVQYKCKEGFHFQNGSKAMCSAGKWKYPQCIKLITCLLGSPTTGVVSTKPIGKNIFLAGEYVEIICSKKYWIFGTKQVSRNIKCQEDGKWEFRPVCEDTTCEYPKGEHLLNNPPNFKWIYKLGENTWYRCEYGYQRTAESITCTENGWEPEPRCSEITCQKPEIAHGEVMGIQKNTYNRNVKIVLKCNQGYEPGIFFVTCNQNGEWDNMRQCTLGINLRCRDPEREINDAIRNDPNLKAYYEEGGGVQYKCREDFYFQNGSKAMCSAGKWKYPQCIKSLNTDREGKNETVQSEESFLHENVTAGQTRLQSKEVTCTEGELQNVKIVYGFPGVSPPFKPRHSLNFQCTNPGWTMTGQSSITCREDGTWSSPYPTCSGCGPPPHIEFADLTTLQKSYYINGERVEYRCQQYYTIWSLYGQPFKTCAQGTWNGSVKCLKPCIVTIEDMDANNIRQYYGQKRKMYSQHGDHLSFTCQSGKRPMNKVAFRQQCRDGEMHLPLCM, encoded by the exons ATGGGGTCTAATATGCAAGTGGCTGTCAAAAtcttcttttttgctttttgggtATCTTCTTTTATACTCGCTGAAAATCAAG AAATCAAATGTCTGCCACCTGAAATACCACATGGCTTTACGAACCCTGATAAGGAgtacaaagaaaacaatatacTACAATATAGTTGTGAAAAAGGGTACAATCCCAGACCTGGAAATCCTAGGTGCACAAAATACGGCTGGAGTATAAAACCAGAATGTGAAAGTG TAATTACTTGTCTACTTGGATCACCCACAACTGGTGTTGTCAGCACAAAGCCAAtagggaaaaatatatttctggCTGGAGAATATGTGGAGATTATATGCTCAAaaaaatactggatttttggaACAAAGCAAGTGTCACGAAATATTAAATGCCAAGAGGATGGGAAATGGGAATTCAGGCCAGTGTGTGAGG ATACTACCTGTGAATATCCCAAAGGTGAACATCTGTTAAATAATCCGCCCAACTTCAAGCGGATTTATAAATCAGGGGAGAACACATGGTATAGATGTGAATATGGTTATCAATGTACAGCTGAAAGTATTACATGTACAGAGAACGGCTGGGAGCCAGAACCACGATGTATTG AAATTACTTGTCAAAAGCCAGAGATTGCACATGGAGAAGTGATGGGGATACAAAAGAATACTTataatagaaatgtaaaaatagcGCTCAAGTGTAATCAAGGATATGAACCTGGAATATTTTTTGTCACCTGTAACCAAAATGGGGAATGGGACAACATGCGACAATGCACAT tGGGTATAAACCTTAGATGCCGAGATCCTGAGCGAGAAATAAATGATGCGATTCGGAATGACCCAAATCTGAAGGCGTACTATGAGGAAGGTGGCAGTGTACAATACAAGTGTAAAGAAGGCTTCCACTTTCAGAATGGGAGCAAAGCCATGTGTTCTGCAGGAAAATGGAAGTAcccacaatgcataaaat TAATTACTTGTCTACTTGGATCACCCACAACTGGTGTTGTCAGCACAAAGCCAAtagggaaaaatatatttctggCTGGAGAATATGTGGAGATTATATGCTCAAaaaaatactggatttttggaACAAAGCAAGTGTCACGAAATATTAAATGCCAAGAGGATGGGAAATGGGAATTCAGGCCAGTGTGTGAGG ATACTACCTGTGAATATCCCAAAGGCGAACATCTGTTAAATAATCCGCCCAACTTCAAGTGGATTTATAAATTAGGGGAGAACACATGGTATAGATGTGAATATGGTTATCAACGTACAGCTGAAAGTATTACATGTACAGAGAACGGCTGGGAGCCAGAACCACGATGTAGTG AAATTACTTGTCAAAAACCAGAGATTGCACATGGAGAAGTGATGGGGATACAAAAGAATACTTataatagaaatgtaaaaatagtGCTCAAGTGTAATCAAGGATATGAACCTGGAATATTTTTTGTCACCTGTAACCAAAATGGGGAATGGGACAACATGCGACAATGCACAT tGGGTATCAACCTTAGATGCCGAGATCCTGAGCGAGAAATAAATGATGCGATTCGGAATGACCCAAATCTGAAGGCGTACTATGAGGAAGGTGGCGGTGTACAATACAAGTGTAGAGAAGACTTCTACTTTCAGAATGGGAGCAAAGCCATGTGTTCTGCAGGAAAATGGAAGTAcccacaatgcataaaat CCTTAAATACTGATCGGGAAGGAAAAAATGAGACAGTCCAAAGTGAAGAATCTTTTTTGCATGAAAATGTCACAGCTGGACAAACCAGACTACAGTCCAAAG AGGTTACTTGCACAGAAGGAGAActccaaaatgtaaaaattgttTATGGATTTCCAGGAGTTTCCCCACCATTTAAACCTAGACATTCTTTGAACTTCCAATGTACCAACCCTGGTTGGACTATGACAGGACAATCATCAATTACATGCAGAGAAGATGGAACATGGAGTAGTCCATACCCTACATGTTCAG GCTGTGGCCCTCCACCACACATTGAATTTGCAGATTTAACTACTTTACAAAAATCCTACTATATAAATGGAGAACGAGTTGAATACCGCTGCCAACAGtattacactatatggtcacTATATGGTCAGCCCTTTAAGACCTGTGCACAAGGAACATGGAACGGATCTGTTAAATGTTTAA AACCCTGCATTGTGACCATAGAAGATATGGATGCCAACAACATAAGGCAATATTAtgggcaaaaaagaaaaatgtactcACAGCATGGAGATCACCTTAGCTTTACATGCCAGTCTGGAAAACGACCAATGAATAAGGTGGCCTTCCGTCAACAGTGCAGAGATGGAGAAATGCATTTGCCACTTTGCATGTAA
- the LOC128613634 gene encoding coagulation factor XIII B chain isoform X3: MGSNMQVAVKIFFFAFWVSSFILAENQEIKCLPPEIPHGFTNPDKEYKENNILQYSCEKGYNPRPGNPRCTKYGWSIKPECESVITCLLGSPTTGVVSTKPIGKNIFLAGEYVEIICSKKYWIFGTKQVSRNIKCQEDGKWEFRPVCEDTTCEYPKGEHLLNNPPNFKRIYKSGENTWYRCEYGYQCTAESITCTENGWEPEPRCIEITCQKPEIAHGEVMGIQKNTYNRNVKIALKCNQGYEPGIFFVTCNQNGEWDNMRQCTLGINLRCRDPEREINDAIRNDPNLKAYYEEGGSVQYKCKEGFHFQNGSKAMCSAGKWKYPQCIKLGINLRCRDPEREINDAIRNDPNLKAYYEEGGGVQYKCREDFYFQNGSKAMCSAGKWKYPQCIKSLNTDREGKNETVQSEESFLHENVTAGQTRLQSKEVTCTEGELQNVKIVYGFPGVSPPFKPRHSLNFQCTNPGWTMTGQSSITCREDGTWSSPYPTCSGCGPPPHIEFADLTTLQKSYYINGERVEYRCQQYYTIWSLYGQPFKTCAQGTWNGSVKCLKPCIVTIEDMDANNIRQYYGQKRKMYSQHGDHLSFTCQSGKRPMNKVAFRQQCRDGEMHLPLCM; the protein is encoded by the exons ATGGGGTCTAATATGCAAGTGGCTGTCAAAAtcttcttttttgctttttgggtATCTTCTTTTATACTCGCTGAAAATCAAG AAATCAAATGTCTGCCACCTGAAATACCACATGGCTTTACGAACCCTGATAAGGAgtacaaagaaaacaatatacTACAATATAGTTGTGAAAAAGGGTACAATCCCAGACCTGGAAATCCTAGGTGCACAAAATACGGCTGGAGTATAAAACCAGAATGTGAAAGTG TAATTACTTGTCTACTTGGATCACCCACAACTGGTGTTGTCAGCACAAAGCCAAtagggaaaaatatatttctggCTGGAGAATATGTGGAGATTATATGCTCAAaaaaatactggatttttggaACAAAGCAAGTGTCACGAAATATTAAATGCCAAGAGGATGGGAAATGGGAATTCAGGCCAGTGTGTGAGG ATACTACCTGTGAATATCCCAAAGGTGAACATCTGTTAAATAATCCGCCCAACTTCAAGCGGATTTATAAATCAGGGGAGAACACATGGTATAGATGTGAATATGGTTATCAATGTACAGCTGAAAGTATTACATGTACAGAGAACGGCTGGGAGCCAGAACCACGATGTATTG AAATTACTTGTCAAAAGCCAGAGATTGCACATGGAGAAGTGATGGGGATACAAAAGAATACTTataatagaaatgtaaaaatagcGCTCAAGTGTAATCAAGGATATGAACCTGGAATATTTTTTGTCACCTGTAACCAAAATGGGGAATGGGACAACATGCGACAATGCACAT tGGGTATAAACCTTAGATGCCGAGATCCTGAGCGAGAAATAAATGATGCGATTCGGAATGACCCAAATCTGAAGGCGTACTATGAGGAAGGTGGCAGTGTACAATACAAGTGTAAAGAAGGCTTCCACTTTCAGAATGGGAGCAAAGCCATGTGTTCTGCAGGAAAATGGAAGTAcccacaatgcataaaat tGGGTATCAACCTTAGATGCCGAGATCCTGAGCGAGAAATAAATGATGCGATTCGGAATGACCCAAATCTGAAGGCGTACTATGAGGAAGGTGGCGGTGTACAATACAAGTGTAGAGAAGACTTCTACTTTCAGAATGGGAGCAAAGCCATGTGTTCTGCAGGAAAATGGAAGTAcccacaatgcataaaat CCTTAAATACTGATCGGGAAGGAAAAAATGAGACAGTCCAAAGTGAAGAATCTTTTTTGCATGAAAATGTCACAGCTGGACAAACCAGACTACAGTCCAAAG AGGTTACTTGCACAGAAGGAGAActccaaaatgtaaaaattgttTATGGATTTCCAGGAGTTTCCCCACCATTTAAACCTAGACATTCTTTGAACTTCCAATGTACCAACCCTGGTTGGACTATGACAGGACAATCATCAATTACATGCAGAGAAGATGGAACATGGAGTAGTCCATACCCTACATGTTCAG GCTGTGGCCCTCCACCACACATTGAATTTGCAGATTTAACTACTTTACAAAAATCCTACTATATAAATGGAGAACGAGTTGAATACCGCTGCCAACAGtattacactatatggtcacTATATGGTCAGCCCTTTAAGACCTGTGCACAAGGAACATGGAACGGATCTGTTAAATGTTTAA AACCCTGCATTGTGACCATAGAAGATATGGATGCCAACAACATAAGGCAATATTAtgggcaaaaaagaaaaatgtactcACAGCATGGAGATCACCTTAGCTTTACATGCCAGTCTGGAAAACGACCAATGAATAAGGTGGCCTTCCGTCAACAGTGCAGAGATGGAGAAATGCATTTGCCACTTTGCATGTAA
- the LOC128613634 gene encoding complement factor H isoform X2, translating into MGSNMQVAVKIFFFAFWVSSFILAENQVITCLLGSPTTGVVSTKPIGKNIFLAGEYVEIICSKKYWIFGTKQVSRNIKCQEDGKWEFRPVCEDTTCEYPKGEHLLNNPPNFKRIYKSGENTWYRCEYGYQCTAESITCTENGWEPEPRCIEITCQKPEIAHGEVMGIQKNTYNRNVKIALKCNQGYEPGIFFVTCNQNGEWDNMRQCTLGINLRCRDPEREINDAIRNDPNLKAYYEEGGSVQYKCKEGFHFQNGSKAMCSAGKWKYPQCIKLITCLLGSPTTGVVSTKPIGKNIFLAGEYVEIICSKKYWIFGTKQVSRNIKCQEDGKWEFRPVCEDTTCEYPKGEHLLNNPPNFKWIYKLGENTWYRCEYGYQRTAESITCTENGWEPEPRCSEITCQKPEIAHGEVMGIQKNTYNRNVKIVLKCNQGYEPGIFFVTCNQNGEWDNMRQCTLGINLRCRDPEREINDAIRNDPNLKAYYEEGGGVQYKCREDFYFQNGSKAMCSAGKWKYPQCIKSLNTDREGKNETVQSEESFLHENVTAGQTRLQSKEVTCTEGELQNVKIVYGFPGVSPPFKPRHSLNFQCTNPGWTMTGQSSITCREDGTWSSPYPTCSGCGPPPHIEFADLTTLQKSYYINGERVEYRCQQYYTIWSLYGQPFKTCAQGTWNGSVKCLKPCIVTIEDMDANNIRQYYGQKRKMYSQHGDHLSFTCQSGKRPMNKVAFRQQCRDGEMHLPLCM; encoded by the exons ATGGGGTCTAATATGCAAGTGGCTGTCAAAAtcttcttttttgctttttgggtATCTTCTTTTATACTCGCTGAAAATCAAG TAATTACTTGTCTACTTGGATCACCCACAACTGGTGTTGTCAGCACAAAGCCAAtagggaaaaatatatttctggCTGGAGAATATGTGGAGATTATATGCTCAAaaaaatactggatttttggaACAAAGCAAGTGTCACGAAATATTAAATGCCAAGAGGATGGGAAATGGGAATTCAGGCCAGTGTGTGAGG ATACTACCTGTGAATATCCCAAAGGTGAACATCTGTTAAATAATCCGCCCAACTTCAAGCGGATTTATAAATCAGGGGAGAACACATGGTATAGATGTGAATATGGTTATCAATGTACAGCTGAAAGTATTACATGTACAGAGAACGGCTGGGAGCCAGAACCACGATGTATTG AAATTACTTGTCAAAAGCCAGAGATTGCACATGGAGAAGTGATGGGGATACAAAAGAATACTTataatagaaatgtaaaaatagcGCTCAAGTGTAATCAAGGATATGAACCTGGAATATTTTTTGTCACCTGTAACCAAAATGGGGAATGGGACAACATGCGACAATGCACAT tGGGTATAAACCTTAGATGCCGAGATCCTGAGCGAGAAATAAATGATGCGATTCGGAATGACCCAAATCTGAAGGCGTACTATGAGGAAGGTGGCAGTGTACAATACAAGTGTAAAGAAGGCTTCCACTTTCAGAATGGGAGCAAAGCCATGTGTTCTGCAGGAAAATGGAAGTAcccacaatgcataaaat TAATTACTTGTCTACTTGGATCACCCACAACTGGTGTTGTCAGCACAAAGCCAAtagggaaaaatatatttctggCTGGAGAATATGTGGAGATTATATGCTCAAaaaaatactggatttttggaACAAAGCAAGTGTCACGAAATATTAAATGCCAAGAGGATGGGAAATGGGAATTCAGGCCAGTGTGTGAGG ATACTACCTGTGAATATCCCAAAGGCGAACATCTGTTAAATAATCCGCCCAACTTCAAGTGGATTTATAAATTAGGGGAGAACACATGGTATAGATGTGAATATGGTTATCAACGTACAGCTGAAAGTATTACATGTACAGAGAACGGCTGGGAGCCAGAACCACGATGTAGTG AAATTACTTGTCAAAAACCAGAGATTGCACATGGAGAAGTGATGGGGATACAAAAGAATACTTataatagaaatgtaaaaatagtGCTCAAGTGTAATCAAGGATATGAACCTGGAATATTTTTTGTCACCTGTAACCAAAATGGGGAATGGGACAACATGCGACAATGCACAT tGGGTATCAACCTTAGATGCCGAGATCCTGAGCGAGAAATAAATGATGCGATTCGGAATGACCCAAATCTGAAGGCGTACTATGAGGAAGGTGGCGGTGTACAATACAAGTGTAGAGAAGACTTCTACTTTCAGAATGGGAGCAAAGCCATGTGTTCTGCAGGAAAATGGAAGTAcccacaatgcataaaat CCTTAAATACTGATCGGGAAGGAAAAAATGAGACAGTCCAAAGTGAAGAATCTTTTTTGCATGAAAATGTCACAGCTGGACAAACCAGACTACAGTCCAAAG AGGTTACTTGCACAGAAGGAGAActccaaaatgtaaaaattgttTATGGATTTCCAGGAGTTTCCCCACCATTTAAACCTAGACATTCTTTGAACTTCCAATGTACCAACCCTGGTTGGACTATGACAGGACAATCATCAATTACATGCAGAGAAGATGGAACATGGAGTAGTCCATACCCTACATGTTCAG GCTGTGGCCCTCCACCACACATTGAATTTGCAGATTTAACTACTTTACAAAAATCCTACTATATAAATGGAGAACGAGTTGAATACCGCTGCCAACAGtattacactatatggtcacTATATGGTCAGCCCTTTAAGACCTGTGCACAAGGAACATGGAACGGATCTGTTAAATGTTTAA AACCCTGCATTGTGACCATAGAAGATATGGATGCCAACAACATAAGGCAATATTAtgggcaaaaaagaaaaatgtactcACAGCATGGAGATCACCTTAGCTTTACATGCCAGTCTGGAAAACGACCAATGAATAAGGTGGCCTTCCGTCAACAGTGCAGAGATGGAGAAATGCATTTGCCACTTTGCATGTAA